A DNA window from Centroberyx gerrardi isolate f3 chromosome 3, fCenGer3.hap1.cur.20231027, whole genome shotgun sequence contains the following coding sequences:
- the stx3a gene encoding syntaxin-3: MKDRLAQLKEKSDAGGDDIQVPVENQEFMDDFFAQIEDIRTSIEKIDESVAGIKKLYSTILSAPTSEQKTQDDLEALTNEIKKSANNARNKLKSIERQLESNTDERASADLRIRKSQHAILAKKFVEVMTKYNEAQVDFRDKSKGRIARQLEITGKAKTDDELEEMLEGGNAAVFTAGIMDSKINQQALNEIEARHKDIMRLESSIKELHDMFVDIAMLVENQGGMIDRIESNMDQSVGFVERAVADTKKAAKFQQEARRKQMMIFCCCVILSLILGSFLYSFIK; the protein is encoded by the exons ATGAAAGACCGATTGGCGCAGCTGAAGGAG aaaagTGATGCTGGAGGAGATGACATCCAGGTTCCTGTGGAGAACCAGGAATTCATGGATGATTTCTTCGCCCAG ATTGAGGATATCCGCACCAGCATCGAGAAGATCGACGAGAGCGTCGCAGGAATCAAAAAACTCTACTCCACCATCCTGTCGGCCCCCACATCTGAACAGA agaCACAAGATGACCTTGAGGCCCTCACCAATGAGATCAAGAAGTCAGCCAACAATGCACGAAACAAACTCAAGA GTATTGAGCGCCAGCTGGAGTCGAACACAGATGAGAGGGCCTCAGCCGACCTCAGGATACGCAAGTCACAG caTGCTATTTTGGCCAAGAAGTTTGTAGAGGTGATGACAAAGTACAACGAGGCTCAGGTCGACTTCAGAGACAAGAGCAAAGGACGGATCGCCCGACAGCTGGAAATCA CGGGGAAAGCGAAGACTGATGATGAACTGGAAGAGATGCTGGAGGGAGGCAACGCAGCCGTCTTCACTGCCGGG ATCATGGACTCGAAAATCAACCAGCAGGCCCTGAATGAGATCGAGGCTCGACATAAAGACATCATGAGGCTGGAGAGCAGCATCAAGGAGCTCCACGACATGTTTGTCGATATCGCCATGCTGGTTGAGAAccag GGCGGCATGATTGACAGGATTGAGAGCAACATGGACCAATCAGTGGGCTTCGTAGAGAGGGCAGTGGCCGACACCAAGAAGGCTGCCAAGTTTCAGCAGGAGGCGCGCAGG